The genome window ATTTGAATTTACAAAAGGaggattctttttttcagaacaCAACATTGATGTCAAGATATGTTCAAATTCATTGGTCCATCATTTATAGCAAGTCGTCTTATTCCTGAAACTGCCAGTCAGTCCATCACAGTACCACCACTATGTTTGACgcgctgcattttttttcctgaaatgttaGTTTTATGTCAGAAGTAAAGAGATAGACCTCTTCTGTCTCATTTATCCACAGTCCATTTCCCCAAAtactcagatgttttttttggcaaatctGATACGggactttgtgttctttttggtCTGCAGTGATTTTGGCTTTATAATCATCCTTTGGAGGCCATTTTGGCCCCATTGTTGAATCGTGTACTGTCTTAGATGTCTTTGGGGGTTCTTCTGTGACCTCCTGGGAGAGTTGAAGATGTACTCTTGGAGTCATTTTGATAGGTCAGCTGCACCTGGGAACGTTCACAATTGTGctattttttctccatttaaatATAGTAGTTGTAAATATGGTTTTCTTGAATCACAAAGCTTTAGAAATAGCTTTGTAATCCAAACTGGTTGAAGGcaattaatatttctcatctgttcttgaattttatTATATCTAAGAAACAAATGCTGCTTTTAGATCTTTTACACTTGTGTTGGCTGACAGGTTCTATTTATGACATTATGGCAAAAAGCACCTAGATTTCAGCAGAAATGTCAGGTTGGTTTTGATAACCTTTGTAGTTCCAAAGGTCTGTCCTCTGTGATCTCAAAAGTGAGATTGCAAAGTACATGGGCAATAGCTTGTAGATTTCTATGTGACTGGACTGGTTAGCTGACTTTTAACATGTTCAGtggcaaagaaaaaatgtgcaacataATTTGCAAGTAAAATAgtctaaaatatacatttctggattatttaaattaatttagcttTGGCAATTTGAACAACAGAAAGGTTACTCTGATGTCAATAATCAGACTGGCCAGAGGACAACTGGAGCTCAATAtactctttttaatttttgcagtCTGACTGTGCTATGAGAGGCAAACCTTTTAAACTGAAAGTGTCACAATTGTAGAGAAAGAGTTGATTGGTGGCTGTATATTGTGACTGAATATCCATTCAAAGCTGAAGACCAggtgaacaaaaagaaaatactaataTAAAGAAAGGagtgtaaaactgaaataatgtgGAAGatatgaaaaaatttaaaattgacaAAACTGGGCTAAGAAGCTTGACTGAGCTTCATCAGTGGAAAGAAACAAGTCtcactgaaatgaaataataataagaaagaaaacaatctaataaaaatatattgatgacTGTGTGAAATAAGTTCCTATGCTGAGCAAATTACcattaatttgatcattttcttccACAGAAGGTTACacaaaaatttgactttattatgTTGCTGCAATTCTAAAGTGGCCAGCATAGCTTTGTGTAAAGTATTGACCAGGTTGACAAAGACAAtgtatgaaagtaaaaaaaataaataaattaagtgaaaatattaaaacaatggTGACAGATtattgtaaacaaaacaaaaaaattctaattcattcatgttttaaattatgtcCTATAGAATGATTTAACTAGAGCTAATGTTAAAACTAACCTTAAAATGCTGTGCAGCAACATGCCTGTTGAAGAAGTTTGTGTGGATGGAGGCCTCAGGTGAATACAACACAAACATCAGTAAAATAATGGATTGGGcatattgaaaatatgttttgtagtCCTTTAATCTGGCAATACCTCatgtgcattttaaataaagagacaCTGTGCTTCCAGTATGCTGTTGTCCCCCAACAACTGTTTCATCTACCTTTATTGTTACAAAGAtctattattttgtaaatattggggataatacattttacatttgctttttccttgtgtttggtttttgtctttcacagtTATCACTTTGTAACAACATAGTCTGGAATGTTCCTTCATCCCCATGAGCTGGTGATGACAGCTTTAACAGCCCTCCCGAGGGTTGTCTCTATTTCTCCTGGGTACATGTGTAACAGACCTTAACCTTCAAGGTTGGAAGTTCTGCTTAATTGATATATTTGATCCAACAGTCAGTTTTTGGAGACCATCTCTTGGCACAACATCTTGTTTGTTCCTCCTGTTGGCACCTGCAGCACCTTGCAAGTGCCGACTTTTTTAGCTGGAAAAAGTCTCTCGTTTTTCCAGCCAAAACGGAGACTTGAAAGGCATGGCAAGTCTTTTTACTAATCAAATAAcaacaaaagctttaaaaatttaGTCTTGAAGATTTTGTGACAATGTAACAACAAACCTTAAAtgggcagtgttatgtattttccagacacataatgctatttcatagcacaatcaaataattgTGTTACCTTCcgtcataaaaatgctaaacatgACTTAGAAGAcaattgactttgtaatttaatgctttgaatttgagcctctgtctgtttctgtccttcaggaagtcatcattaCAGTGCTTCTctattacaacatttttaccagcgaaGCACTGAGAAAtagcttgtataatgagctcaacagATGTACAGTTCCACAAGGTGTTTGTTgattgctgctgactagtctgaaggagttgaggggaggagttggagtgCAGGGCTGCTTAGTGAGGAGAAGCttaaaaactgcagctcagaggaggagctacGCCTCCAAGGTGGCACTCAgaccacccaggtgttttgcacagctgaatggttgtctCAAgatattaaatgatttctcaaagaattaaagcaaaactccaggtatgtttttgatgagggaatagcATTGTAATATGATGTAAACCTCAAACaagttgattttacaaaatactaCCCCTTTAACAATTTGAAACATGTTCAAGAGACAAGTCTTTTTAAGATTCACTCTTCTCTCTCCCTGAGTGAAGACAGACAGTATATGTCTCATTTGATTAAAAGGAACAGAATGGAGTTATTTTTAGATACGAGTATCCATGTGCAAATACCCCAAACACAGTCAATGAAGGAGATGAGAGGTGGTGTTAGAGTTGTTCATCCGTCTCAGTGGAGTTGTCTGACATCCTCAAGAGGATGTCAGATTTCTGGAGTGTCTGGAGACAAGCGTCTGTCACTTTTCTCTTGTCACCATCTGGGTGCCAGACTAGAAATAGCGAGAAGAGAGCAAATGAGTTTTTGAACCTTATTTTGTCAAGAAAGGCCCGAAACTTTGCTTGGCagattttagattaaaaaaaaaagaaagaaagaaaaaaagaatgtaaGATAAGgcattttgaattaatttaccATAATTTGGAAACATCACAACAGACAGCAGAAAAGGACACTAAGCattctgtctattatggctAATGATTAAACAGAGTGTTGCTTATCtgaaaactgatcaataatttTAACTTATTCAGCTATCTCAGGACCCTTTATTGACATAGAAATAGAAGTCAAAGaggtgatattttttttacactgtatTCACATACACTATGTCACCCAAAGTATTCATTTACCAGTCCAAATCATTGAATTCAGGTGTCCAATCACCACCACTGACACAGATGTATAAAATCCAGCCCATGGCTTCTGCACATATTTGTAAAAGGATGTGTTTCTCTGGACCtctgtgaatttaaaaattgtaatgtGATAGACTTATACTTCAATAGAAAGCCCTgttgtgaaaattaaaaaaaatctataatcaACTAttagtaatatatatatatatatatatatatatatatatatatatataaatggaGCGTGTCAGGCCACAGAGTGAAGTCAAAATGCTAAAGTGCATGACATGCACAGGTTGCCAGCTCTCCATGTAGGAACCCATGGAGAACCCTGTGTGGAGGCAGGCGGCGTCAGTGCAGGTGTCAAAGGAGAGGCATAGGAACACTCGGGGGCTTAGGAGTATGAGGAGTGACATCAAGCGCCATGGAGCAGGTTGTGGATGTGTCAGCATCAGGCTTTTCCAACCCCTGTCAAAACCAGAGGCCGACAGCACGTCACAATGAGCTGGATCCCTCCTGGAAATCTCTCCCTGGATCTGAGAAGCAGGCTAATTGCGTGTCAGCACAGGACTTGTCTGACCCTCGTGGAAAGAGTGTGGGGCGTCGGGAGCTTACTGCTTAGTCTATTCCAGTCTAATAGTCTGAATAACAGCCACCTTCAAGTGAACACAGGAACCAGAGATGAAAAGAATCTGAGGACAACAGACAACCAGGCCACAAGTGAGCAGAAAACACAGACTTAAATTCCATAGGGATCAACTTAAAACAGGTGAGTACAGTTAACAAACACTGTACTCGATCATGACAACATTTTGATCGTTACATAAGCAATTGAAAAGGTAGGAAAATGCAGAGAATTGTGTATAATTTACTTGCATGATGTCCAAACACATTTGCAACTTGttgaaagaaataagaaaatgctTTCTTGATGCGTACAAGTGACACAATGATTTGAAGATTGAGCAAGTTGTTTTGAGAATCTCAATTCTGTTCTGAGAATTGCACCAAAGCAACTGAGAAAAACTAGAGAATTGGGTGCCCTTAAAGTTCATGTGGGTGAAAAAGCAAGTGACTCAGTACTTTTGGAAAAATGATGCAGAtggataagaaaaaaatgatgcaaGAATCTGGACTCCTCTAGGGTGTGCAGGAACAAAATGTGAACTAACCATGAAACTTCAACAAGGGGATTTTGTATTtgccattatttttttcattatttttttaaaatagtaaattcttttttttaaggttactttcaaatttgtcaaaaaacctttttaaggTACAGTTAGTAGCCTTCAAAAGTGAATGGAAATGCCAGGGGTTAGACAATGTCTCCATTTCTTCCAATTAGTTTGCTGTGCTGAGCAAAGGTGTTGGAAGTTATTGTTGTTGTCTTGTTTAACATAGCATCTGGTgattgtttcataaaaaaatccCAGCAGTGGTGATTGCTACCACATGTTACACTCATATTCACCAGTCCAAGAAATTTACTGGATCCTTTCTGGTTTCAGTGTTCCCCACTCccacttttaaaaatggctaaatATTTCATACATGTCTTAGTCTGGTGATAAATAGGACCCAATAGTCATTGCTAAAGTAGCTGGCTGTACACTGAGCAGTCCCACTTTGCTGTGTGAAAGTGTATTGACTGAAAGGTTGAGAGTGCTGCTGGAATCAGAGTCGCCACACACAGACATATCTAAATGAAGTAAAGTTGTGGTATTCATTGTGTTTAGCTACTCTTGACCTTTAGTCAATTTACCTGGGATACTGACAAAAAAAGGCTGCAAGTTAATCAGCAGTCGAAGCTCTATTTTTAAGCTAACCCTAACAGTAAATTAaccatttcatttggaaatgaaGATCACAATCTGGAAGAAGAGTTTGGAAGCAACGATTCCAAACTCCAGGAATCCAGGATTCAGCATAGAATTTCCACACCCAGGTGATTTAGGGATCTGTGTCAGTGGCTGGTTTGATctactcatttttttttttttatcaagttcAAAATCAGTTCAAGCATCTACCAGAAATTTTCAGTGCCCTCCCTGATTCCATTGAAATGATCACCTTTCATGGAGATGCTGATGTCATATTCCAGAAGGACATCTTACCTGGCCACACTGTCAAAAGATCCAATACCTGCTGTAATGAGCAGTGCTTGAATGACACCCAAACTCAACTGACCCAAATCCCACAGAGAATCTATTGGACCCAATATTGCAGATGGACCAAAGGCTGCTATTAAAGCAACCTGGGTTTTCAGTGTCAGAGGCTTATTACCTCCTTGCCATGCCACACTGCTGCAAGAATTCATGTAAAAGGAACTCTATATAAGTACTATCCTTTAACGTACTTCAACCTACTTTTAGGTGGACATTCTttatgaaaaatcaaaagaaccTGCAAATCAAGTTTTTAACATATTCAAACCTATTGAGAGCTCTGTGTTTTTGGGTGTATAAGTATACTACTTATGCTTATCAGTTGATAGGTGAAAGagctgaaaactaaaaaaatctaCTGAAGAGATTGAAATAAGGAAATAAGGAGAAGAATAGCCTGGTTAAAACAATAAGcataaacaatatatttaagtCTAATAGTGGTTTAGTGAATTTCTAAATCATGTTTAATATTTCTCATAAATAGTACTTTATTGCAATccaagtttttcattttcacttttgccATCCAACATGTGAGGAAGCaggtgttatttttattttttattttatccatgtTGTGCAAGGTGATATATGCTGAACTAATGTCACTCTGTCACTAGTTGtttaggataaaataaaaatccaataagTTTTCTCAGCTTCACAAACACATTCTGCTGCCTTGAAGAGCCTTTTCAATAATACAACACattcattttatattcataATGTTCTGCAGTGAACACTGCATCCAAATCTACTgggttttaatttaatataatttcacaGCCTAATTTGGCTTCCTGCGTGTCAATGGTAATGAAGTCTTTGTATTTGATGTAGATTCCCTCCAGTTAGATTTGCCCAAATACTTTCAAGATTTCAAGATGGTGTTAaattcaaagagaaaaagaaaatcccaggGCTTTCAATTGTGTAAGTAAAGTGAAGAATTTCATATCAAAGAGATAAAACACATACAATGTTTTTCAAGATTCAAATAGTTTTCTATGGACttaacaatgtttattttcaatgtgtgctacttctacacacacacacgcacccccacacgCGCACTCccacccacacgcacacacccacccacacccacgcccacgccccccacacatatatatatttgtttaaaaatcgtattttttttattaatgtatccacttgaaataataataaagaaagtaTGTTATGAAATTCTGTGTATGCTTCATGTCCAACGGAAAAGCTTTCATTATAAAATATACGTAATATTTCTTTACATCCCCTAGATGGCAGCAAAGAATTAACCATCTCGAGTAGTAACTTCGTCAATTTTCATCCTTCTCTTTTCCATAAGTCAGGATTTTAAATATGCTAAATAATCCTCCCATCTTCAAAACTATTTATaatcaagcaaaaaataaatcaaaaataataaaagtaagtaaataaataaagtatctCAAACTGTCTAACTAAATGAAACTGTATATAGAAAAATGAAGCCAGTTATTGATATGTGAGCCTTTGGTGAACTGATTTAACTTCAACCAACAGCATACTTCATCATTAAAATCTGATATCTTCTAAACACACTTTTAGACTTGTTATCTAAGGGCTTCATTACTTCAATGTGCAATGGAGTCAAAACACCAAGGCTCAACCAATGTGGTTGTTTAGCTGGTTAACCACTTTTCATTGATTTCACAGTTTAAAATTCTAGCAGCCATCATGGATTAAGATAAATCAAATAATTCACTGTCTGCGCAAGACTGAACATGGCCAATTCACAAATTAGAAACCACTCTCAAAGCATACTGTAACTTTCTTGTGTgcagtatatttatatttccaagAGAAACATTAGCATTTCTGAGGTCTCCATTGTGCTCTGTTTTACTGTAAGTTTTCTTCACAGCCACTATTGTAATCATGGGAATATCCctgcaaaaaatcaaaaaggaaaGTCAGGTCTTTCTTTGCTGATGATCTAATCAATTGGAAGTGATGGAGGAATTCATACAAAGACATGCTTGATAAAAATGCCCATCTGATTTTCTCTTAAAAGAGTCACACAACATGCAGCCCTAATTGTTACACTCAGGGGCGTAGGAATAAGTTTACAATTGGGGGGGACACATGTCGGAAATCTGAGATTCGTAAATATTCAACAGAAATATATCTTAAGTACgctacttaaaaaaaaggctatttAATCTTTTACTTTATTCCTTTATAAAttgtgtcttgcaaaaataatgcatttaaaatttacataatgCATTTGTTCATAAGATGTGAGCATATCACCAAACAAAATGACTGGAGTCTTTTATTAAGCAAAGGGAGATGTCTTTCAAGGGCTTCAGCCCTTGGCATATTTAGTGTCCGCATACACActagaaaatcaaatatttcagttggattaaaaacaattcagtaGGCCACACAAGTGCAAagtttgatatgttttattttgtcaaacttgCAATAATGGTCAAAAATGAATctttgattaaacaaaattctgagatGAAAGAGCCCTCACAGACAATGTAGTGAACAAATTATTCACACTTTTAACAttaagtaaaagaagaaaagaaaatcaatcaaaatatgCTTATTCAGTTTGTCGAACTGTATGACTAATTAAACCaaatcaaaaatgaagaaatatttaccaacaataaatacacatttaatagACAAGCTTTTTAACTCACTGACTACAGTGTGCTTTAACTGTTGGAAAAGCAGTTAGCACAGAGATTATAGGCCACATAACCCTAGGTAGAGATCAACACCTCTGTGCTTCTGAACAATTGCACTTTACAGCCATGCATTTATAATTCGCCAAAAATGTGCCGGAAACATAAAAGGATGGCAAACACTGGCTTAGGCAAAagagccaaaatgttttttccgcCTTTCATTTGCAGCCACAAATTGCTTGCAAACTGACTTCTTGTCCAGTAAATCAAGTTTATCTTTATGTACATGACAGACAGCAACATGATTAAGCCTGTTTTGAGTCATTGTAGACCGGAGCCACGTTTTGAGTCTACGAAGCGCACTGAAACTTCTCTCTGCCTCAGAGGATGAAACGGAGACCACCAAAAGCAACCTAACCAGAGTTTCCACTTGCCCAAAAAGTCTACGGACCTCTCCAGGCAGTCCACCAATGATCCCTGCAGCTTCTGCGCTGTTGCTAAATGAGTAGTTCAGTCTAAACATAGGAAGTTGCACTGAAAGTAACTCTCTATTCAACTCTGGGTATTTCCCAATGACTGCAGCATCAATCGTTCCACTGAGAAGTGTCTCTTCCAACTTTTGCAAAGTCAGCAAGTCATCCTGGTTAAATAGCCCAGTGAGCTGTGCATCTACAACATCCAATACTTTAAAGAATTCACCTCTGTAGTGGTCATTGGCACATTCAGGTTGATGTGTCTTAGCTCCTTCAGTGAAGCGTTTTGGGGGTGGCCTTCTCTGTGTAACTGTGATGGGTTTAACACCCAAAGACTGAACCTCAGCCATCGCCTTTTCAAACAGAGTGTTGAaactttcttgatttcttttagcCTTAAGTGAAGTCTGAACAACTTTCACAGCAGTCCTCATTCCAGCAATGGTTTGAGTTCTCTTCTGGAAAGAGATGCTCAGGCATTCAAGCTCATCAATCACAGGTGAGGCAAGGATGAGACCCAAAACTGTTTTACCTTTCCTAAACTGCCCCAGCAGTCCATTAGCAGTGGATGCTGTGTTTGAGGCACCAGAAGCCATCTCCTGCAAGCTAGCCAGCACTGACCCATACTGTGACAAAACATCTCTGATTGCTTTGCTCCGTACTGCCCATCTTGTGGGGCAGAGGGGTTTTATTGCAGTGCACGATGGATTCTCTGTATGTGCTGTTGCTGCATGGATTGCCTTAAACTTCCCTGACTGAGAGAAAAGAACTCCAAGCTGGTTCACCCAATCCAATGCGTCTCTGATCAGAACTGAGGCTAAGCAAGCTTTCTGTGCAATTAAATTAGTGCAGTGTGCTCcacaatgaacaaaaaatgcTAGTGGCTGCTCTTGCTTTATCAGTGCCTGTGCACCTGCATGCTTCCCAGACATATTGGCTGCTCCATCATAAGTTTGACCTCGTAAACCATGCATTGGTAAGTTTAATCTGAGCAGCACATCTTTAACAACAGCAGCAAggcttttttctgttgtttcagaaACTGAGTACAAGCCAATAAACTCTTCATGGGGCTTCATGTCACTGTCAATGTATCGCAGACAAATGCTTTCTTGTTCTTTCCCAGAAATGTCCTGTGTTCCATCCATAATAATTGCAAACTCAAAAATTGGTAGGTTTCTGATTGTATCTGCTATTTCACTGACAATACTATTGCTCATAGAACACAAGATTTCATTCTGTATCTGTGGACTTAGGTATTCTTTCTGAGACCTCAGCAACCACTTAGCCAAAAGGGCATCATCTTCTGCCAGATTTTTTAACAATTGATACAAATTGCTGTCATCATCGTCATGCCCTCTCAAAGCTTGTCCCTGCCGTACCAAATATTTTATGGAGCTCACAATTTTCTCCAGACAGTGCCTATTGTCACCTTGCTGAGTTGCCAAAGCACTGGATAATTGGGCATTTATAGGATGACTTTCTTGTGCAGTCACAGAAACAGCATGACGATGTGTGTGACTATTTTCATGTGCTTTAAATTTTTCGCAtgcttttttccaatttttaaatccagaagTGATAAAGGCGGGTTCGGATTTTGCACCAAATGGTGTGAGTTTGTCCTGGTAAATTGccatgcaataaaaacacaaaatgccatttttcaCTGCATCATAATGTAGCCAGGGAAATTCCTTGTACCACTTTCCTTGGAAATGTAAAGTTCTGTTGGCTAGAGCTTGAGGGTCTATGAATTTTGGATGTGGCTGATTTGGCTCTGTTCTCTGTCCACTGACTTCAGAGTCTCTCAGCTGTGTGTCCCTAGTCTGAACTCCCTAGAAGGAAAAGTTACAATGTCACTCAATGCCCCTGAACTACACTTACTACaagcaaaagattaaaattttcaactttttttgtgGACTCTCATGAAGTATCTACTCGTATGAGTTACTCTATCTTACCTGTTGCTCCACTCCTGTCTCTCCCTCACTCTGACTTCCTGCCTCTAGCCCGGTTGCACTATCCTCTCCTTTTCCTGTCTCCTTTGTGCTGTCCCTGCATTGTTGCTCCTAAACATATGAGATGGTTTCAGAAATGAGGTACAGCTCTTGAGCCTAACATGGccaattttaaatcaaacaaaacattttatttgtcacattacagacTTTACGCGCAGAGTTAATCGCagaggcaaataaaataaatccattaaaatcCTTTCAGAGTATTATCTTATGGACTCTGAACTAAAGTCTTTCTGACAGGGAGCTGACAGTGTGTTGAAGAATTATGGACAGGGCGCTTTGAAGCATCTGGTTCAAAAACGCATTCTAAACCTTTGGTAGAAATCCATCTAtccttccattttctgtacacccttgtcccttagtggggtcgggaggttcTGGTGTGGGGTACACCCtagacaggtcgccagtctgtccaGACCTTTGGTAGAAATGGCGCCTTTAATTCCAGTTTGCagtacagaacagagaaaactacAGAGTTGTCAATGTTGTGTTAATCTATTTATAGTCTAAAAAGAGGAGCCAGCAGtttatttgaggaaataaaggtgcagaagttaattTGTTGGTTAGCCGCTGCtaagaattaaaattaactCTCCCTGTGGTTTTAACTAACGATCAGGAGCGCGGCAGGTATAATATCTGTCCATTTCGGCGAAGCAAAACcacgcaaaaaataaaaaatcctcgtAAAACGCACGCCCAGACCGGGCTAATTTCAACACAAGGGCAACACAGGTGTTGCCCTTGTGTTGTGTGACTGTTACTCACACTGACgttactctttttaaaaaagctgagtaagtcctgctgctgtttcagcctTTTAGTTGGTGGTGGCATTGTACTGAaatgagatatatatataaaaaaaaagacattttggcTAGCGTAGCAAACGTCTAGAGAAAGTTAGCAGTTAAATATTGGATGAGTGATCATCTCAAGACTAAGATGATTAAACCAAAAAGATTCAGTTCCTATATATGAAAGTGAACTGACAACAAGACGTTATAAATAAGCAATATTCATAGCAGCATTCCCGACAGACCATTTTACCTCATTCGCAAGTTTCTGACTTCTGTGTCGCTGTTTCCCTCCCTTCTAAGTGCTCACTCAGCAGTTcagagaggggagggggagtaccGTGACGTAACGCGATGCTgcgccttcaaaataaaagcacgctagttaaaaaaatgtcaaaatccaatattttgCGGTacaattttttgggggggacaTATCCACCTGGCTTCAATATTGGGGGGGACATGTCCCCCCCGTCCCCCCCGCTTCCTACGCCGCTGGTTACACTCCTCATTAGGCCAGTGCCTTGGGAGCTTGCTGGATAATGAAAAAGCTGCATGCAATGGCACCAACCTGATGTACATTCTCATCAATCAGGCATATATCTTGAAGCAAAAAGCTTCTACAATGTTGACAGATGGCATAAAAGGAAATGACTAAATCTGGCACTCTAAATTGTGAGGACGGTTTCAGTGGTTGCTCCCAAAAAACAAAGGTTATTTTGCCCTGCTCACAGGCATTGAATTAGTTTACTGAATACCATCAATCCATTTGCAGATCCGCCCGCCCGCCATACTCTTTGCAGGATTGTGAAGAGCCTGGTTCCCAGCAGTCATTGGGCAGGCAGGAGTAATTATGCATTTGGATGTAATTACACTTATAcccaaatgcaaaaataaatagatactGTAAGTAAGTAAAGTATCAAATGGGTATATTTGTAGTTAATTTGCAATTAAGCCccttttatttcatattttcccaCCTACTACGTTCCATATgtgtaaaaaagtaaagaaata of Xiphophorus couchianus chromosome 4, X_couchianus-1.0, whole genome shotgun sequence contains these proteins:
- the LOC114143754 gene encoding zinc finger MYM-type protein 1-like isoform X1 gives rise to the protein MSTMPPPTKRLKQQQDLLSFFKKSNVSEQQCRDSTKETGKGEDSATGLEAGSQSEGETGVEQQGVQTRDTQLRDSEVSGQRTEPNQPHPKFIDPQALANRTLHFQGKWYKEFPWLHYDAVKNGILCFYCMAIYQDKLTPFGAKSEPAFITSGFKNWKKACEKFKAHENSHTHRHAVSVTAQESHPINAQLSSALATQQGDNRHCLEKIVSSIKYLVRQGQALRGHDDDDSNLYQLLKNLAEDDALLAKWLLRSQKEYLSPQIQNEILCSMSNSIVSEIADTIRNLPIFEFAIIMDGTQDISGKEQESICLRYIDSDMKPHEEFIGLYSVSETTEKSLAAVVKDVLLRLNLPMHGLRGQTYDGAANMSGKHAGAQALIKQEQPLAFFVHCGAHCTNLIAQKACLASVLIRDALDWVNQLGVLFSQSGKFKAIHAATAHTENPSCTAIKPLCPTRWAVRSKAIRDVLSQYGSVLASLQEMASGASNTASTANGLLGQFRKGKTVLGLILASPVIDELECLSISFQKRTQTIAGMRTAVKVVQTSLKAKRNQESFNTLFEKAMAEVQSLGVKPITVTQRRPPPKRFTEGAKTHQPECANDHYRGEFFKVLDVVDAQLTGLFNQDDLLTLQKLEETLLSGTIDAAVIGKYPELNRELLSVQLPMFRLNYSFSNSAEAAGIIGGLPGEVRRLFGQVETLVRLLLVVSVSSSEAERSFSALRRLKTWLRSTMTQNRLNHVAVCHVHKDKLDLLDKKSVCKQFVAANERRKKHFGSFA
- the LOC114143754 gene encoding zinc finger MYM-type protein 1-like isoform X2, with translation MAIYQDKLTPFGAKSEPAFITSGFKNWKKACEKFKAHENSHTHRHAVSVTAQESHPINAQLSSALATQQGDNRHCLEKIVSSIKYLVRQGQALRGHDDDDSNLYQLLKNLAEDDALLAKWLLRSQKEYLSPQIQNEILCSMSNSIVSEIADTIRNLPIFEFAIIMDGTQDISGKEQESICLRYIDSDMKPHEEFIGLYSVSETTEKSLAAVVKDVLLRLNLPMHGLRGQTYDGAANMSGKHAGAQALIKQEQPLAFFVHCGAHCTNLIAQKACLASVLIRDALDWVNQLGVLFSQSGKFKAIHAATAHTENPSCTAIKPLCPTRWAVRSKAIRDVLSQYGSVLASLQEMASGASNTASTANGLLGQFRKGKTVLGLILASPVIDELECLSISFQKRTQTIAGMRTAVKVVQTSLKAKRNQESFNTLFEKAMAEVQSLGVKPITVTQRRPPPKRFTEGAKTHQPECANDHYRGEFFKVLDVVDAQLTGLFNQDDLLTLQKLEETLLSGTIDAAVIGKYPELNRELLSVQLPMFRLNYSFSNSAEAAGIIGGLPGEVRRLFGQVETLVRLLLVVSVSSSEAERSFSALRRLKTWLRSTMTQNRLNHVAVCHVHKDKLDLLDKKSVCKQFVAANERRKKHFGSFA
- the LOC114143754 gene encoding uncharacterized protein LOC114143754 isoform X3, coding for MSTMPPPTKRLKQQQDLLSFFKKSNVSEQQCRDSTKETGKGEDSATGLEAGSQSEGETGVEQQGVQTRDTQLRDSEVSGQRTEPNQPHPKFIDPQALANRTLHFQGKWYKEFPWLHYDAVKNGILCFYCMAIYQDKLTPFGAKSEPAFITSGFKNWKHVHKDKLDLLDKKSVCKQFVAANERRKKHFGSFA